The sequence below is a genomic window from Saccopteryx leptura isolate mSacLep1 chromosome 3, mSacLep1_pri_phased_curated, whole genome shotgun sequence.
ACCCTGCTCTACCTCCTAGAGCAGCTCTTCCTGCCCTATTCCCATTTCCTCACCCAGGTATGTGGAGGCTGCTGGTTAGCTTGGAAAGTGGCAGAGGTgacaataataaaggaaaaatggGGCTGGTTTTGTAGCTCTGTCTTGGTAAAGGATGGGACAACATAAGAACCATTGAGCTGATTTCCTCTGCCCTGCCTTCTCAGGGCTATAACAATTGGACAAATGGGCTATATGGCTATTCCTGGGACATGATGGTACACTCCCGCTCCCACCAGCACGTGAAGATCACCTACCGTGACAGCCACACTGGCGAGCTGGGCTACCTTAACCCTGGGGTGAGATTTCTGATGCTGATAATTTATTGTTCTTCTGAGCTCCCTTGAGCTTTGGGGTCTGGTTTGGTCCtaaatacaattataaaataaaacaaatttggaAATTTGGGTCACTGCCCCTTCTCaggagccttctttttttttttttaacagacagagaaagtcagagagggatagacagacaggattggagagagatgagaagcatcaatcatcttttttttttttcttttttttttttctgaagttgaaaacggggaggcagtcagacagactcccacatgcgcccaaccgggatccacccggcatgcccaccagggggcgatgctctgcccatctggggcattgctctgttgcaaccagagccattctagcgcccgggccagctttgctccaatggagcctcggctgcgggaggggaagagagagagaagaaggagagggagaggggtggagaagcagatgggcgcttctcctttgtgccctggccgggaatcgaacctgggactcctgcacatcaggccgacgctctaccactgagccaacgggccagggccatcagttttttttattgtgacaccttagttcttcattgattgctttctcatatgtgccttgactgtgggccttcagcagaccgagtaaccccttgcttgagccagtgaccttgcgcctaagagccagtgaccttgcgcctaagctgttgagctttgctcaaaccagatgagcccacggtcaagctggcaacctgggtcctccgcatcccagtctgacgctctatccactgcgccaccgcctggtcaggctgaaccttttttttttttttttttttttttttttttagagagtagagggagagacagagagagagagagagagagagagaagagacagagagagagaagagggtaagagctggaagcatcaactcccttatgtgccttgatcaggcaagcccagggttttgaaccggcgacctcagcatttccaggtcgacgctttatccactgtgctaccacaggtcaggccctgaacCTTCTTTTATGTGGGTTGAAATAGGGCAGTGTCTTTCACTTCTTTGAACTGAGATTAGATTTAAGAGACGTAAGTACCACCACTAGCCCAGCAATGAAAAATTCTTCCCCAAAGACAAGTTCAGTGTTGTTTTTCCCCTGGTCAAAACAGCCAGATCTCTTTGTAGCATGGGCAGTGCATGACTCATCCAGGAGGTCAGTAACAATGAGGTGGGACTAATAATGGGGGTTTGGGACAGGTATTCACACAGAGCCGGCGATGGAAGGATCATGCAGACATGCTGAAGCAATATGCCACTTGCCTGAGCCGCCTGCTTCCCAAGTACAATGTTACTGAGCCCCAGATCTACTTTGATATTTGGGTCTCCATCAATGACCGCTtccagcagaggtgggcaaggggagcagagaagggggaaagatgaAGTCCATTCCTTTTGCCAAAATGAATAGCTCATGCTCCCCAGTATTGTCTTGCTTAAAAGGCTGTCCTCTGGTGCATGTCCTTGTTGACCTGGTTGTGGGCATAGCTGATTGCTTCCAGCAGGGGGCACCATTATCCAGAAGAAAAGGTAATGACTTGTTCTGCTAGAAACTTAACACAATTCTCAGGTGGCCACTAATTCTCATTCTTCCCAGTGCTCCAGAATCTCTTTCTGTCCTAGACTGGTAATAACATGTCGACATAGGCAATTGTTTCTATCTGAAAGCCCTGGTCCCTCTTTCTGGGAATAGTGATGAAAGAAACAGAATTAGAAATTCCGGTGGGTAGGTGGCTGTGGACTTCTTAAAACATGGTTTTCTTTCCTAAGGATTTTTGACCCTCGTGTGGACATTGTGCAGGCTGCCTGGTCCCCCTTCCAGCGTACACCTTGGCTGCAGCCATTGTTGATGGACTTGTCTCCCTGGAGGGCCAAGTTACAGGAAATCAAGAGCAGCTTGGACAACCACACTGAGGTGGTCTTCATTGCAGATTTCCCTGGTATGGTATGGAAGAAAGCTGGGAGAGGCTTTGctgtctttcttcctgtcttccttGCTCAGGGACATTGCTTCTGGTAGCGTGGGGAGGGGCACTCCTTGTGGGAGGAATGTTTTTGAAATGTGAGGGGTGGCAGTAGTGAAGATGTGATGTCCTTGGCTGGGAGCAGGTTCACTGCCATGGTGTGGATTGGAGAACCTTGTTGCCCCTGGCAGGGCTGCACCTAGAGAATTTTGTCAGTGAAGACCTGGGCAACACTAGCATCCAGCTGCTGCAGGGGGAGGTGACTGTGGAGCTGGTGGCAGAGCGGAGGAACCAAACTCTTCAGGAGGGAGAAAAAATGCAGGTATATTGTAGACTTAATAACAGAAAGATTTAGATGAGTAGAGTCCATTTATTATAGACTCAGAATACTTTACTATAGCAGTAATGCTATGGGGGCTTGAAAAGCAAAGACCCTTGGGGCTGTGAATAGTCTCGCCCAGTATTCTAGAGGTCAGTTCCTTCGGACTCCAAAACACAGTGAGAAGCAAGATgcctggggggtgagggagtggaAAGTGTTAGGAGCCCATAGACTGGCTAGGAAAAGTTTAAGAGTGAAATATATTCATTTCTACTCCCTTGTCAGTTGCCCGCTGGTGAGTACCATAAAGTGTACACAACATCAGCCAGTCCTTCCTGCTACATGTACATGTATGTCAACACTACGGAGTTTGCACTAGAGCAAGACCTGGCATATCTGCAAGAATTGAAAGAGAAGGTAGAGAATGGAAGTGGTGAGTATATAAAGATTTGGGCTGAGGTAGCTGCTGGGTACAAGAAGTTAGGGTTGTGAATGAGGATATAGCCATGAAATAATGAACTTGAAGCCTTTAGCCTGTGAAAGGGGAGTTCTAGGAGAGAGAATGAACTCTTTCTCAGTCATTCCTCTTTTTGCTGACCTCTGGGCAGAAACAGGGCCTCTACCTCCAGAGCTACAACCTCTGCTGGAAGGGGAAGTAAAAGGAGGTCCTGAGCCCACACCTCTGGTTCAGACCTTTCTTAAACGCCAGCAAAGGCTCCAGGAGATTGAACGCCGGCGAAATACCCCTTTCCGTGAGCGATTATTCCGCTTCTTGCTGCGAAAGCTCTATATTTTTCGCCGCAGGTAAGTTTTATCCACAACGGTACTTGTCATTGCTACCAGATCTTTGCAAGCTGGGTAACTTTTCTCTGGTGAGGGTGACAGTGGGGACTCTTTCCCAGGAAAGGaaagtctagggcaggggtccccaaactacggcccgcgggccgcatgcagccccctgaggccatttatccggcccaccgcacttctggaagaagcacctctttcattggtagtcattgagaggagcacattgaccatctcattagccaaaagcaaacccatagttcccattgaaatactggtcagtttgttgatttaaatttacttgttctttattttaaatattgtatttgttcccgttttgtttttttactttaaaataaggtatgtgcagtgtgcatagggatttgttcatagttttttttatagtccggccctccaacggtctgagggacagtgaactggccccctgtgtaaaaagtttggggacccctggtctagggctaAGTATCTTTTTCCCTCTATTCTCCTCTCCCTGACTTAATGGAAGAGTAAATGACCTGTGTTGTGATGGCCTGCTATATTTCTACCTCTCCCAGTGTATAAAGAGTGGGGTACCCTTCCAGAGGGATGGGGGGGCAATTCTCATTaatgcctgggggaggggaggaaggaccaGGTGCCTCCTAAGGGCTTTGGTAGCAATTCCTATATTGAAACACGAGTTTGGACTGGGTagactttttcctctttttcagctTCCTGATGACATGTATCTCACTTCGAAATCTGGCATTAGGCCGCCCATCTCTGGAGCAACTGGCCCAAGAGGTGACTTATGCAAACTTGCGACCCTTTGAGCCAGTTGGAGAGTCAAGTCCTTCAAACACAGATTCTGCTAGTTCTAATCCTTCTGAACCAAATTCCGACCATATCCACTCAGAGTTCTGAGGGGAGCCGAATGTCGGATACGGATGTGAGAGAAGCCAGTCACAGGACCATTACCCATGCagtggaaatttgaaaaaaaattgtacaaatatttacatttttcttcctggTCCATAGCTCTTTAAATTTCAGAGATTATAACTTAGAGAAGCCAAAAACTAAAGCAAGGATAAGATTTAAATCCAAGGTTTAGGGGTTAGGAGGGGTTAAAAGCAAGGTGCCTAGGATAAAGGGGGAAGTCAGGTTTAGAGTGATTGGCTCCTTAGGGAAAGTTTTCATGTACCATGAGGAAAATATTGTAGCTAATTTTTCTCAAGTGCCTACATTATTACATTTAGTCCTTAAAGGTCATTAGTCCTATTTTACagttggagaaactgaggctgagaggtaATATAATTTGCTCAAAGACAAGTTTAGTATGGAATAGATTGATGGTTTGAACGTCATGTCTGACTTAAGATCCTGTCTCTTATAGTTTTCAGAATCACGATAATTCTGAAATAACATAGCTTACAACTTGTCTTAATTGTGATTAGTATGGTGattagcaggccctggccggttggctcaatagtagagcatcggcctagtgtgtggatgtcctgggtttgattctcggtcaggcagggcacacaggaaaagcttctccacccttccccctcccctctctctccccactgtctttctccctgtccctctctctttttctcttcccttcctgcagccatggctcgattagttcaaatgtatcagcccaggcactgaggatggatctgcggagccttagcctcaggtgctaaaaatagctcggttatgagcatggccccagatgggctgccaggtggatcccagtcggggtacatttgggagtctgtcttcctTCCACTTACTTGGAGAGAAAAGGATGGTGATCAGTTCTAATTGCACACAGAAATTTTCACTACAATTGTGGttccttctttgtttctcttaacTACATAGCAAGTTTTTCACTAGCAGTTATAAGAGTAGTTAGAATAGCATAAAGTTAAGTAAGGTAATTTAGATTAGTAGTAGGGTTTTTCTAAAAATGAGCTTAATATTTAGCTTTATTCTAGCATTTAGTGAGaaggtaaagtttttttttgtggtttttttttacagagagagtcagagagagagatagatagggacagacaggaacggagagagatgagaagcatcaattatcagtttttctgttgcgacaccttacttgttcattgattgctttctcatatgtgccttgaccgtgggccttcaagcagaccgagtaaccccttgctcaagccagcaaccttgggtccaggctggtgagctttgctcaaaccagatgagcctgcgctcaaactggcaacctcggggtctcgaacataggtcctccgcattccagtctaacactctatccactgtgccaccgcctggtcaggcgagaaggtCAAGTATTAACCAAACTTGGTGaggatgtttattcttttttattttgacagagagggacagacagacaggaaaggagagatgagaagcatcaattcttcattgtagctcctgagtcgttcactgattgctttctcaatatgtgccttgactggggggctacagcagagcaagtgaccctttgctcaaaccagtgaccatggagtcatgtctatgatcccacactcaagccggggactttggggtctcgaacctgggtcctccgtgtcccagtccaatgctctatccactgcaccactgcctggtcagatgagAATGTTTAGTCATTT
It includes:
- the GGCX gene encoding vitamin K-dependent gamma-carboxylase isoform X2; translated protein: MGVSARSTRAPPGPDKVQKDKAGQTSGSSQTGRMGKLLGFEWADVFTWGRLVTLLNRPMHPASLAVFRFLFGLLMVLDIPQERGLSSLDRRYLDGLDVCRFPLLDALQPLPLDWMYLVYTIMFLGALGMMLGLCYRISCVLFLLPYWYVFLLDKTSWNNHSYLYGLLAFQLTFMDANHYWSVDGLLNARKRNAHVPLWNYAVLRGQIFIVYFIAGVKKLDADWVEGYSMEYLSRHWLFSPFKLVLSEEMTSLLVVHWCGLLLDLTAGFLLFFDASRPMGLLFVSYFHCMNSQLFSIGMFPYVMLASSPLFCSPDWPQKLVSHCPKRLQELLPLKAAPQPSASCVYKRKRARGGQKPGLRHQLGAAFTLLYLLEQLFLPYSHFLTQGYNNWTNGLYGYSWDMMVHSRSHQHVKITYRDSHTGELGYLNPGVFTQSRRWKDHADMLKQYATCLSRLLPKYNVTEPQIYFDIWVSINDRFQQRIFDPRVDIVQAAWSPFQRTPWLQPLLMDLSPWRAKLQEIKSSLDNHTEVVFIADFPGLHLENFVSEDLGNTSIQLLQGEVTVELVAERRNQTLQEGEKMQLPAGEYHKVYTTSASPSCYMYMYVNTTEFALEQDLAYLQELKEKVENGSGPLPPELQPLLEGEVKGGPEPTPLVQTFLKRQQRLQEIERRRNTPFRERLFRFLLRKLYIFRRSFLMTCISLRNLALGRPSLEQLAQEVTYANLRPFEPVGESSPSNTDSASSNPSEPNSDHIHSEF
- the GGCX gene encoding vitamin K-dependent gamma-carboxylase isoform X1 produces the protein MGVSARSTRAPPGPDKVQKDKAGQTSGSSQTGRMGKLLGFEWADVFTWGRLVTLLNRPMHPASLAVFRFLFGLLMVLDIPQERGLSSLDRRYLDGLDVCRFPLLDALQPLPLDWMYLVYTIMFLGALGMMLGLCYRISCVLFLLPYWYVFLLDKTSWNNHSYLYGLLAFQLTFMDANHYWSVDGLLNARKRNAHVPLWNYAVLRGQIFIVYFIAGVKKLDADWVEGYSMEYLSRHWLFSPFKLVLSEEMTSLLVVHWCGLLLDLTAGFLLFFDASRPMGLLFVSYFHCMNSQLFSIGMFPYVMLASSPLFCSPDWPQKLVSHCPKRLQELLPLKAAPQPSASCVYKRKRARGGQKPGLRHQLGAAFTLLYLLEQLFLPYSHFLTQGYNNWTNGLYGYSWDMMVHSRSHQHVKITYRDSHTGELGYLNPGVFTQSRRWKDHADMLKQYATCLSRLLPKYNVTEPQIYFDIWVSINDRFQQRIFDPRVDIVQAAWSPFQRTPWLQPLLMDLSPWRAKLQEIKSSLDNHTEVVFIADFPGLHLENFVSEDLGNTSIQLLQGEVTVELVAERRNQTLQEGEKMQLPAGEYHKVYTTSASPSCYMYMYVNTTEFALEQDLAYLQELKEKVENGSETGPLPPELQPLLEGEVKGGPEPTPLVQTFLKRQQRLQEIERRRNTPFRERLFRFLLRKLYIFRRSFLMTCISLRNLALGRPSLEQLAQEVTYANLRPFEPVGESSPSNTDSASSNPSEPNSDHIHSEF